The sequence taaaatattttatatataccaatatacataatacttttaaaactttgtacattattaactttctccttccctctctagcttaaaaaatatctcacGTATTTTCcagtatatatttaactaaaattacaattgaaatattaaattattaatttttttgtattttacattgaaattattttatatttttaagaaggcaaaattattttaataacactgGTAACAGTAGTACTGTAGTGAccaagaacaaaaaaaattttaatctttgcaAAAGCCccgaaaaaagttatattttgataaatataaatttataaaaatgtaaatttattaatttttttaaattcatagcttgtcaaatcttattaacaagtatgcattatatatataaaactaaacttaatgtaaaagaataaaagtatatatcttGATTTTCATTGAATTTAGTGATTTCCAACCCAGATATTTATGcacaaaaaactttataaaaaaaatacacaatgtAGAAGAATGTAGAATATGATTATAACGcgtgaaaatatttgtttcattaatatgcatcttctattaaaaaaaaaacctacaaactacatttaaaaaacagaataatgtattttttgcattaaaaaatatttacttaatggAATACTCTTTTGTTAGTACATTTTTTGTGtagtgtatgtgtgtgtatgtgtatgtacgtgtacatagattttatatatatatatatatatatatatatatatatatatatatatatatataaaatgcacaTACATACTCTTGAGAAATATAGTCATAACTTGAGATTTGTGCAAACAGAATTAAACTGAACGTACGTttaaacactttatttttaaatgtgtaattattaatatcttacttttttgtttgtaatataaacttattgtatcattcataataaatacttctttcttaaatattaatacttcattgtgatttgtataaaaataatttttctttattatatcatcGGTCTTATTTTCTTTGGTCAAccttacttataaaaataattaatgacaaattaaataatcggtaaaaataatactatacTAAAACGCGTACTCACaaagaattatttgaaaagaaataatgaatataCTCTTTTCAAATCATGACTATATCTTTCCAGATGTTACTATATGTTTCTAGATAGACTATATGCAGACTAGACTCTAGTGCTAGCTTATGgagtactaaaaaaattattttcatttgtttaataatattttatcctaATCTCTAGAATATTTCATTGCCACaactgtttttaatgtaattaaccATTAGAATTTATAGCCTTATTAGGCAATAAaggtcattattattaaatatacgcagtttttaacaaaaaataaaagcttcgcttttttatgtatttttaatcgcAAAATCTAAAAAGcagtcttttaaaataagcGTGCATGTTTTTatcttcaatataaaattagaatgcACAAGTTTCTTCGATAAGATGttttacgtaatataattttaatcaacagataatataaaatattaaaattaacataattatcttATCACATATAAGTACATAAAGTCAGttcacaattaatattataaaatataaatattctaagaaaatgtatatctTGTTACaccaattaatatttcaatactgtttgtataagtaattacatctatttttatgttaaaaataaatagacaaaatataagagccattaataagatttcttataatatttctaaaatcttgtaatttcttgCAACATTTCcaagtattattaattgcataataaattagttatataaaacaagaatgtataaatatttgcataaagttaaataatacaaattattatatagaaaaggCACGATATAGAAAAATTGCCTACttcagtaaattataaaaatatatattgttaagaGTGAATCAAAAGCAATAGTTGCGTTAAGCAGAACAAAGCAATtttgcaactgttgtaaaatttttatccgaTTGGTTTATACCATTGAAATCAGAAGAAATAAACGGAATCTTTCCAAGGGGAGATATCAAATTCACAGTAAAGGGGCGAGTACATCGGTTGTTTGATAATTCGTTCAGTCGTTCCATTGGCCCGATTAACTACGTGCAGGTGTGCTAAAGTCCGAATGTTATGATGTATATACAATACTGTGACATTTTCGCCTAAAGTGACTGctcctttttcttttgatgtcaataattttttacaattagatTTGACGTAAACTAAGAGTaagaattaattgtattaaaaaattttataatttaaaagctgctttctatttaacataatcaatgttaaaaattgatacattaataattcatgTAAAGCCGTACaggcaaaatttaattaacgttaatatataataaaaatttgtattctcAAAACAATTCTTATgtcaagtttttttaaataacttgcTTACaagatttgattttttaatcttatatctcgtaacaaattattaataatattctgtgttaagatatgtgattttaaatttaaccaAAATATTAGCAATGCATACACACTGTACAATAtagtttaaaagtaaataaaatagatgagGCTCTATCATGTTATCGGCattgaatattaaacattatacaCTTAATTACAATGCCATACAATATTTACTGCAAAATTCGTTGCGcgagataaaattttgctaataaaaaaattttttttgtacactaCATCACAAGCTTTACTTAAACAAAGACACTTGAAAGAACATGTTACGTAGTCTTCTATCGGCTTAGACCTCTCATTTAGAcctcttaattaaatttatagttgCATACATCGCATGCAACTATGCATAAagctcattttttataatcgcTAAATGCAGTTGTGGAAGAATTGTAGAAAGTATGTGAAACGTAAcagaattaaacattttataattttttcattaacaaGTGAACAGGATATCTCTCCCTATTTCTTGGTGTTATTCCTGTACTACTTTGTGCCGTTTGAGAATGTAATAACATCCTACATAATTTGTCGACCTCTTCGTCACTTGAACTAAATCTATTCAAGTGTCTGTCATTAGCAGAACTTCGAGAATCATCACAGTTCTcaatattaaatcttaatcGCGATTCTACGTGTACAGGGCTAGATGCTCTGGTGGCAGGTGCGGTTCTGCTACGAGATTCAACGTTTCTCAAGGGAATTTTGCTAAGACCCTGATTATGATTCACGTCTAATGTTGAGAAATATCCTTTTATAGTACGACGTACTGTAGGATCCTCCAAACTGTGACGTTTCACGATTTGCTGCTTTGTTTCCTTAGTATCCGTAAGCTTCAAACTAAAATTCGTGGAATGACGTTTAGTTCGATCAAGCGTGCATTTAGAGTTAGTGAACTTTAACTTGTCTTTATCCAGTATCAAAGAATTTCTCTTATATTTCTCATCTAGAGATCTCTCTTGGTTAGCGTCCCACCCGAATCTAGTTCTTCCATGCGGAGCGGAATATCTTTTAGTCCTCACATCAGTTTTAGACAAGTGTTGATCACTCAAGTTTTCCTTCATCATGTTACGTTGTCGCAAGCCCTCTTCATAATCTATTGAAATTGAAGTAATCCTCGACGAGTCACTCTCGCTCCTACGTTTCATACAATCTTCATACGAGGAATCTTCGACAGAGGAATGTCTCTTAAACTTCCCCTTATCAAAACTCATGCTGCTTCGTCTAGACCGAATCGTAGTATTTACTTGCCTCCTTGCGGCAATAAAATCTTGTAAATGCGGAATTTTTGATGAACTTTGAGAAACGGAGAATTCGGAGGTGGGCATCCTGATACCAGCGTCTACCAAGAATTCATCTGACTGCATCACGGATATTTCCGGCATGGAGCTAAAAGCCCAACAAGAATTATAATGAGCTGCGTTTGTTAATGCTCTTAAAGCGGCGAAATTCGGCGCTCTATCCTTGTCGCCAATGTTAGTAGAAAATTCATGTGAATAATCTCGTGTTAGTGGAGGATGTTGTTGCGTCTCTtgcttattttcttttacaagcGACAGGAAAAAAGATTTGGTAAAAGTGGAAGGACTATATTCGTTCGCTTGGACTGATTGTTTTCTAAACATCAAGTGATCGTTGTCAGTATCGTAATACGAATGGCAATAGGAGTCACTTTCATACTCTTGTTCACAAGCATCCGGCAATGTCAAGAGAGCTTGGAAGACTGCTAACTTGGAGCAGCTACATTGCGGTTTAGGCGTAATATAATCATTAGATGATCCattcacaaaattaaaatgcgaTGTATTAGTATGAGAGTTGAAATGTCCCACTTTCTCCCAAGGTTGTGTTAGTTGGATTCTGTTAGATACAAAGCAGACGTAACTTACAATTTGACTAATTCATTTTAGTATATATTAGTACATAttagtaaaaaagtttttaaataacaagtaatataattaaagtatatttagttatccatataatatttgttaatcgtaaaatttaaatgcctAAAACTAATAATGTTAACTTCAAAcatgcattaattttatattctttaaaattacatttctttttaaagttaaattctCCTTACCTCGTTTTTAAGCTTTCGATTACTTGGCGTGAAGATGTAGTTCCATCTGCAAAATACGATTATTtcagataattattaataggtattacaattaattttattaatttttttcttattcagcTAAGTTTTGActcgtatttattaaaatccgtTTAgctaattacttttttcaatcgctaaaacaaattgaaattttgtacTTTGAAAAAATGCTCGGAAAATTGTTCGGGCTTGCAAGACAGGTGACAGGATTACTTGGATACAAATTTCCGCTTCTCAACttctgttattattaaataatatgagttgcttacatttaattaataccgATTTTGTTTCATGCATTGCTCCTTTATTCTGCATTAAATGCTCACCTTTTGGCTGtgatctgaaataaaaatttatatagttttaatagataataataatcataatcataataataataatatgcaaagatataataagtttctacattaatatttaataaattactatatataattaaaattaaacttacaatCCTCTTGTAGAACCATCAGTTCCTGCTCTTGTCCAAcctaaacaaatattattcaaattctCAGCAAagattcatttctttttaataattaatactatcgttaaaatttacaatttttaattatccataaaaacttaaaaattttaactatgctactgaataatgaaatataaattataatcaattaaaatacattttgcgatcaaaacaaattatgtaaactagaattaataacataatatttgtgtAAGCATGGTCACATATTTcgtagataaattaaaaaattatctataaatgtttttacttaatattgtTCAAACGCTAAACAGCCATAAAAtatcactaaaaaaatatacttaataatacCTTTCTTTACATTTCCACTTGCTGCCTTTCCTGCACCTATATTAGACaacttcttttcttcttctaacTTTTTGGCGTCCTCCACATCTTGTCTGGTAAGCTTTGTTGTTAACTACAGAAAAATGATATTCagagaaataatataagtataacttatatattcttaaattactTACACTTTGACCTTCACATTTGACATCCATTTTGTCTAACTTCTGTgtaacgttttttaaaataaatagtacgTCTCTATCTTTTTCATTGTTTACTAGATGTCTCACAACCGACTCTAATGATGTTAGTAATTTTTTGTCGGTAGGCATCCATAATTGGTTTTTAAGTTGTGGCAATAAAGATACTACTTTCATTCTTATATTAGCTACAGGATCTTCAGCCAGATTcaataaaacattgaaaaaatattccttAAAATATGTAGAAGAAAAGATTTCTAGCGCTTCGACCATCATACGAACAAACATCATTCTCACGTAACAATCAGGATTATTAGCTAAATCTGTAAAGATTCTACTACGCAGTTCTGCCCTTTGTATAGATTTCGTATTGTATcgtagaaaaagaagaaaaagtgtTCCTGCAGCAAGACGTACCGGTATTGGTCGCTgaaatttcagaattaaatttacatatttaaccaaaatgtacaaatttaaaagagaACAAAAATGTTAGACTTACCGCATGTAAAATTCTGGAGAAAGTCATTGGAACAAagtatgaatatataaaatcactaGAAAAACATTTGGGTAAAATCTCTAGCTGCGCATGCATTAATGATGCCAATCTCCAATTGTGCGTGCCTGCAATTTCAGCCTCACATTTTAAAAGAGCTTTACCTATTTCCATTAAAGAAGAATCctgcaataaatatattattttaagaattattttaaattatgatacaaactatatttaaaaaaattaaattaccatTCTATCTGTTCCGATAGTTTGACTTTCGGCCAAACATTCTAGCGTTAATCCTAAATGAGGAATTAAATCTTGAAGCACTTCCTCGGAATCATCTTTTagcaattttatgaaatttccTTTTATTCGTGCACCTCTTGATCCTAGAACTTTTGCTACctacaaataattgttttattatatacatgaaCGTTATTGCAACTTAATAGggataagatttaattttacctCATGAATCCCACATGCAACGGTTTTCCGAACCATATAATAATGATCACTTGTCAATGCATCAAATGTTATAAGTATCGCATCTACATCTTGTGGAGAGtttgatacaaaaataaacattgcTGGCAAATTAAATGCACAGTGCTTTCTACATTCAACATATCTTTCATCTTGTGTAGGATTGCTgctaatctataaaattaaaatattaaattaagggTTCTGACCCCTCATCACAGCCATATTGAATTTGTGACAACAGAGACTAGAAATGACAAGTTGGCTATCTAATTTTTGCGCTTGTGtacatttgtaaataaaaataaatttgaataaaataacaaataacctCACTTTAATACACttctaaaatatgaaaaatgccATCCTTTTTCCTTGATAgtcaataaatacataatcgTAAACTAAATGTAATACAAAGCCGATTTTTGCCtatcataaaaagaaaaaatcttcaTGTATAAtagttgttataattaatattcttattgCTAGCAGTTAGTTGCTAGCATTTTGAGGATTTCATAAATACGTCACAAATTACAACACCAggatacaataaataattacgacATGGcacaaatgcaaaaattagATTGTCAACGTATTATTTCTCGCCTTTGACGTTGCAAATTAAATACGGCTGTAGTGAGAGACCAGAAGTCTTAAAGAATCTTTCTAGGTCAATTaggtatataatttatagataaatttataaattatttttaagatatatattatatattgtacattaatATGTATCGCAATAAACAAagatttaatacatatattccacatatttaatttataatttataatatacactCACAAACGTGAAAAGTGGTTTCTCTTTTTTCAGCGATGGTATTCCCATTTGTGCAAGttgttgataatattttatgaaccATGTTTTCTCTGGCATTGATAAACAttctgaaattaatttatcatatataatttatttattatcaaatatgctgttataaatataaaagattataatgcTTCTTACTTTCTAGGCCAAGTATAAGTTTTCCAAATTCTTGCGCTATTACACATATCACATTATCTTCCGATTTAGCTGCATTTTCACATAGCTTCTTAACAAGTGGggctattatattttttattgtatctgtaaataaaatgtttgagttaatttttttattttatttacaaaaccacccccccccctctcctctctctgaATGTCTGCGCAATTTTTATCCTATTAAAATCTAATCTAAAATAgctctataatatataattactcaCCTTCCTGAAGATGAGGTagtaaatatactattgtctGTACAGTGGCGTATCTTACACTGCTCTCTTCATCATTTGCTAATTCTACAAGTGAAGGTAGCAAAGCAGCTTTTACAGACTCAGCACCTAGACCTTCCGCAACAAAACGCAACTGCAAACAGATACTGGCTCGTACTTCGCTACTTACATCCTGACAAAGGGAGTGCACTGTTGGTAGAACTTCCTTCTGTATcctataataacaatttttaaaataattattaaatagaatgcctaaattataaattatttttatttttgtagaacttaatatttatttttatatcataaaaatataataaacaaaattgtatggtaaatatttttagttcttttaTTAGATACATTAAGACTTTttctagataaaaattaataaataaattcgaaTGTACTCACATAGAAGAATCGAATCGTGTACAAATCTTCCCCAATAACCTGCTGCATGTTATCCTGGAGTAAATCGATTGTGACAATTGCCCTTTACTTATAGTCAATGGAAGAATCTGTATGTGAGAATGTTCCATTGTTATCATTCATCCAAAAGAGTGCTAtactttattacatttacagtatacatattttttttaatttaacattaattttatttttgtttttttatagattgttttttatatgtacactaaataaaagtttttaaataaaatactttctaaataaaatattaaatacattaatttttttgcttttaccTGTGCTCTTATGACTTCTACCGGCAGTAATTCTATCACATCCAGTAAAGTCTCCAACCATGCATGACAGATAACTTCAACAttgaacatatataataaacatttaaaaaatggtgtACAATCAGAGTTAATTCAGTGTATTGAAGGTCAATTATAAAGTATTGTATTCcaaaaagtaacaattatttttattaagaatttaaatgtGTTCACCTGGGTCACGACTCTCTAGggaatttaatatactttgaAGGAATGTCTGACTAAAAACATTATGGCTGACAAGCTTCTGCtctaaaattgttttgaatGTGGACGACGCTGCTATGTGAAACTCAGTTGATGCAGTAGCCAAAGACTGCTGCATCTTAGGTACCACTCGAGACATACATGATTGCGAATCAGTGGCAAGAAGACTTGGTAGACTTTGTATAACACTAAGCTTCTGAAGCTCATCTCCCTtcctaaaaagaaaaaaaatgttcttttttcaaataacataccaatattattaattgttgtaGTTTTTGCGATACTCAATCACTctcaatttatataagaatatatataaaattattgtcttGAATATATAGTTGATACATTACATAATCAATGATTACAAATCAGTTATTTTCAGCtgtttttttgcattaaaaactatatatacattctattattataaaatgtagtagtttgtatttttgtatgtgaaaaaaaatgcttttatgCTCTGTAGCTGCTAGTAATGCTTTGTAATGCTTCATATGCTTTGTAATACTTTGTAATgcttgtaatttaaaataaacctacttatttaataaacaattaaatcagCAACTTGAGAACTTAAAAAAAGCTattgataacaaaataatttgatgtttatttaaaataaaattataatagacaTTAGACACTAAGCGAATTTTATTCGTTCTCAATGTaactatgtaaaaatatagagCAAAGGTTAATTTCTTAAGTTCAGTTACTAACGAACAATTGCATaagtttataagtttttgcagtaataagaattaaacaatcaacaataaagaatacatatacttaaaaatatagtttaaaaagtacatatatgtaaacttatgtatagatatatatagtaaGAAGCATCAAACTACATAtgtaaattgtttcttttttttagatttgttaGATCTATTATGTGTAtctaaattaacaaaagaaggGAAAACAGTGTCAAAATTGCATCATTCAGTCGTTTACGAGTTCAATTCCAAACATCCTGACAGAAGTTGAATTGATCATGGAATTTGGTAAATTATTTGTCCATCTCAAAGAGAAACAAGAAGTATTAGCAATAGACCAGTTCGACAGACGTAAACATGTCTGCGCACACAAttcaaacttttaataaaacttacataacatatttgaCTGACTTGGCCTTTCAATTCGACTTGTCTAACACGTTTGTGCACGTTTGCCAAGACTAGATTTTTTGTTCTGCTAAACTAGGGTGCACTCTGTACTCAAAGATGAAATAGGGGTACATTTGAAATTCAGTTAAAACGGAAGGAAGCTTTAGTTGCGATccagcaataataaaaaaaaagaaaaacaaacccgtaacaaacaaaaatgtacAGGGAACCATTGCGCGACGCGCGTGAAGTTAACCTAAATGCACGAAGGGCGAACCTCTGGCAATCCTGACATTGCTCACGACGCTCGCGCGAGGAATGTCGTTTTTAAAAGGACTATAATTAGCGTGCCTAAATTACAGCAGGACAGCGCGCTCCTTGAAAGATCGCGTCGCTATTTTTAGAGGGAGGGGAGAAAGCGTGCGCGAGACAAGGGTAACAAACTTGACTTCCGACAAGAGGGTGAATTCTCGCTCGATCTGATCTGATCTGATCTTAGATTCTCAGGAGCAACACGTCGTGAACGTGCGACGGAGAGGACACGGACACGCATGTAgaaaaggggagggggagggggagagagagagagaaggaaaaaaacaagaaCGCAATCGCCGGGTACTCACGGATCGAGCGCGATCTCGCACGGGGTTTCATCTCCCTCTTGCAGCATTTTCGAGGCGCATCTTACTCATCAACTTATCGCGAGTACGGTGGCGGTGATTGATCAATCGCGGCCTGGTAGGAACACTTTACGTGAACGGCACGCGCATACGCGGTCCCACGACATTACGCGTGACCACGCGCGAAAACGTGAATGACAACTGAATGGCGGCTATCGATCACGTCCGGTTCTCGCGGCTGTGCGTATCTACTACACCAGTATTACGcgattgcgcgcgcgcgtcgaaGTGCTCTGACGACGACGCAGATGACGAACCGACGCAAACGCGGTCCACGTACTAACTAGGCGCCGCGATAGATACACGCACGTCGCCGTGTGACGCATCGTCGTAGTGATGAACACACAGCTAGTCGAGGGCGCTGTGTTGCGTAATCCGCTGTTATGCGGGGTCTACAATGGCAGCAGGAGTGATGGAGTAAGgagtaagagtaacaattgaccaattaaaaaccgggagtaaacgaaatgggcaatctcattttatatttcttacttcttactcctactccattactcctgctgccaTTGTAGATCCCGCATTACTCTCCGCGCGGTACAAAAGATGATTTAACGATCACGTCACCCAGCAATCCGATGCGTTGGCCCCGACCGACGGATGCATCGGGGGAAAAGAATCTACGCACAAATCGATCGAGTATTCCCCGAATGCGAACCGGAGCGGAGGAGGAGGGAAAGGGAGAAGAATTGGGATACTCCGAATGAAAGGATTATCGTCTCGCCATCATCGTCAACggctaatttataaattgcttACAGTGCATGAGAAGAacgagtttttttaaattcaaaattcaattacaATTGAActgattttctttaaaaactagGGAAGAAACGCATTTGTTCGTGCTGGATGCGAAATTCAAGTTATTTCTGCTGACACAATctcgtacttttttttttgttactataatatatatttaaatttatataaataatgtatacaaggtatatattttttatcgatttgcacaataaaaatttgtaaaactatataaaattgtgaaaaaactaatttataaattcataaattaaagatttaaattacttttcaaTTATGAATTCGACAGATTTAGGCACAATTCCACGACTTAACGagagtttaattaatattgtccAATTCAAAGGCgaatttatcttatataaaacaaatttatctattAGACATGGTTAAATTATAGTGGAACTGGGCCTTGACGATTGCCAGATAAACAATAGATTTATCACGTACACTATTACATTAGAGAATATCCGCTACCTTGGAAACATGCTTATGTCTGcgagatttaattaatgctaTACCGACCTTGTTTCGGCAATCGGAGGCAAATTACGCATTTCCGATCAAGGTAAATTTAACAAGTCGATTCTCATTGAAGCAATCTACATAAAACTGCTTCTCATATATAAGTTCGAAAGCATTAAAAGCTTAATTTTTAGGATCACTGGATGgttaattaaactaaattgttaaaaatcgGGCATTAGCAATCAATAATTGAAGGATTTTCcacaaaatcaaattttaatttttttcttaaaatataattaagtaataattaaagctctatctatagttttatttttacattatgtttagaaaaaaattatcatatttataccATAAACAGTTTGAAGTTTTTGTTgccttaaaatttaacttcttagatttagatttttgtaggaaacctttcaattttaaatatttatacagaaCCTGACACTGGGAAAGACGATAATGGCAAgaacaatttaaagaaaataatatttcataagagccacttttaaattaatgacagATTATTTTCACAATGAATTTTGTTTGATTATATCGAAATTTAAAGCGCGTAATTTACTTACAGAAGGATATGGAGCGCCCTGTCTATAGGTCTTTTTTCCAAGCTAACATCCAATAAGTGCTTTCGCAACTGTGCTTCATTCTAAGAAAGGATATTTAAATGAGCTCGACGAGGCGTGAAATTGAATCGCATTGATGTTTAGCATTAATATCAGAGAAAAGTTCTCAAATGCTGACAAGTTTTTTTCGGTGAAATTTATACACACGCAAGTGAAAACGGACGAATAAAaacgttaataaatattacatactcTCACATCAGGTAACGGTTTATCCAACTGAAGACTCGCAAATTCTTCAAATTCCATGATTCCGTGTCCATGCGCCTCTATTTCtctaatctaattttatataaccttCTAAACACATCACACATTCTCTTCTCGAGAACAAAAGATGTATTCATGTTAAACATAATCGAAACGCAAAAATTCATAAACGAGTAGAGAAattgcatattaaattttaataaaaaaaaatttttatagaaaccatttatattacaatctaAATGATACATGATTATAG is a genomic window of Monomorium pharaonis isolate MP-MQ-018 chromosome 7, ASM1337386v2, whole genome shotgun sequence containing:
- the LOC105827884 gene encoding serine/threonine-protein phosphatase 4 regulatory subunit 4 isoform X2; protein product: MLQEGDETPCEIALDPKGDELQKLSVIQSLPSLLATDSQSCMSRVVPKMQQSLATASTEFHIAASSTFKTILEQKLVSHNVFSQTFLQSILNSLESRDPVICHAWLETLLDVIELLPVEVIRAQILPLTISKGQLSQSIYSRITCSRLLGKICTRFDSSMIQKEVLPTVHSLCQDVSSEVRASICLQLRFVAEGLGAESVKAALLPSLVELANDEESSVRYATVQTIVYLLPHLQEDTIKNIIAPLVKKLCENAAKSEDNVICVIAQEFGKLILGLEKCLSMPEKTWFIKYYQQLAQMGIPSLKKEKPLFTFISSNPTQDERYVECRKHCAFNLPAMFIFVSNSPQDVDAILITFDALTSDHYYMVRKTVACGIHEVAKVLGSRGARIKGNFIKLLKDDSEEVLQDLIPHLGLTLECLAESQTIGTDRMDSSLMEIGKALLKCEAEIAGTHNWRLASLMHAQLEILPKCFSSDFIYSYFVPMTFSRILHARPIPVRLAAGTLFLLFLRYNTKSIQRAELRSRIFTDLANNPDCYVRMMFVRMMVEALEIFSSTYFKEYFFNVLLNLAEDPVANIRMKVVSLLPQLKNQLWMPTDKKLLTSLESVVRHLVNNEKDRDVLFILKNVTQKLDKMDVKCEGQSLTTKLTRQDVEDAKKLEEEKKLSNIGAGKAASGNVKKGWTRAGTDGSTRGLSQPKDGTTSSRQVIESLKTRIQLTQPWEKVGHFNSHTNTSHFNFVNGSSNDYITPKPQCSCSKLAVFQALLTLPDACEQEYESDSYCHSYYDTDNDHLMFRKQSVQANEYSPSTFTKSFFLSLVKENKQETQQHPPLTRDYSHEFSTNIGDKDRAPNFAALRALTNAAHYNSCWAFSSMPEISVMQSDEFLVDAGIRMPTSEFSVSQSSSKIPHLQDFIAARRQVNTTIRSRRSSMSFDKGKFKRHSSVEDSSYEDCMKRRSESDSSRITSISIDYEEGLRQRNMMKENLSDQHLSKTDVRTKRYSAPHGRTRFGWDANQERSLDEKYKRNSLILDKDKLKFTNSKCTLDRTKRHSTNFSLKLTDTKETKQQIVKRHSLEDPTVRRTIKGYFSTLDVNHNQGLSKIPLRNVESRSRTAPATRASSPVHVESRLRFNIENCDDSRSSANDRHLNRFSSSDEEVDKLCRMLLHSQTAQSSTGITPRNRERYPVHLLMKKL
- the LOC105827884 gene encoding serine/threonine-protein phosphatase 4 regulatory subunit 4 isoform X4, whose translation is MLQEGDETPCEIALDPKGDELQKLSVIQSLPSLLATDSQSCMSRVVPKMQQSLATASTEFHIAASSTFKTILEQKLVSHNVFSQTFLQSILNSLESRDPVICHAWLETLLDVIELLPVEVIRAQILPLTISKGQLSQSIYSRITCSRLLGKICTRFDSSMIQKEVLPTVHSLCQDVSSEVRASICLQLRFVAEGLGAESVKAALLPSLVELANDEESSVRYATVQTIVYLLPHLQEDTIKNIIAPLVKKLCENAAKSEDNVICVIAQEFGKLILGLEKCLSMPEKTWFIKYYQQLAQMGIPSLKKEKPLFTFISSNPTQDERYVECRKHCAFNLPAMFIFVSNSPQDVDAILITFDALTSDHYYMVRKTVACGIHEVAKVLGSRGARIKGNFIKLLKDDSEEVLQDLIPHLGLTLECLAESQTIGTDRMDSSLMEIGKALLKCEAEIAGTHNWRLASLMHAQLEILPKCFSSDFIYSYFVPMTFSRILHARPIPVRLAAGTLFLLFLRYNTKSIQRAELRSRIFTDLANNPDCYVRMMFVRMMVEALEIFSSTYFKEYFFNVLLNLAEDPVANIRMKVVSLLPQLKNQLWMPTDKKLLTSLESVVRHLVNNEKDRDVLFILKNVTQKLDKMDVKCEGQSLTTKLTRQDVEDAKKLEEEKKLSNIGAGKAASGNVKKGWTRAGTDGSTRGLSQPKDGTTSSRQVIESLKTSSMPEISVMQSDEFLVDAGIRMPTSEFSVSQSSSKIPHLQDFIAARRQVNTTIRSRRSSMSFDKGKFKRHSSVEDSSYEDCMKRRSESDSSRITSISIDYEEGLRQRNMMKENLSDQHLSKTDVRTKRYSAPHGRTRFGWDANQERSLDEKYKRNSLILDKDKLKFTNSKCTLDRTKRHSTNFSLKLTDTKETKQQIVKRHSLEDPTVRRTIKGYFSTLDVNHNQGLSKIPLRNVESRSRTAPATRASSPVHVESRLRFNIENCDDSRSSANDRHLNRFSSSDEEVDKLCRMLLHSQTAQSSTGITPRNRERYPVHLLMKKL